From Mus musculus strain C57BL/6J chromosome 17, GRCm38.p6 C57BL/6J, the proteins below share one genomic window:
- the Myl12a gene encoding myosin light chain, regulatory B-like isoform 2 (isoform 2 is encoded by transcript variant 2), protein MDLTATMSSKRAKTKTTKKRPQRATSNVFAMFDQSQIQEFKEAFNMIDQNRDGFIDKEDLHDMLASMGKNPTDEYLDAMMNEAPGPINFTMFLTMFGEKLNGTDPEDVIRNAFACFDEEAIGTIQEDYLRELLTTMGDRFTDEEVDELYREAPIDKKGNFNYIEFTRILKHGAKDKDD, encoded by the exons ATG GATTTAACCGCCACCATGTCTAGCAAAAGGGCAAAGACCAAGACCACCAAGAAGCGCCCTCAGCGCGCAACCTCCAATGTGTTCGCCATGTTTGACCAGTCCCAGATCCAGGAGTTCAAAGAAGCCTTTAACATGATTGACCAGAACCGGGATGGCTTCATTGACAAGGAGGACCTGCACGACATGCTGGCGTCAATGG GAAAAAACCCAACTGACGAATACCTGGACGCCATGATGAACGAGGCCCCGGGCCCCATCAATTTCACCATGTTCCTCACCATGTTTGGGGAGAAGCTGAACGGCACTGACCCCGAGGACGTCATCAGAAACGCCTTCGCTTGCTTTGATGAGGAAGCCATCG GCACCATCCAGGAGGATTACCTGAGGGAGCTGCTGACCACCATGGGCGACCGCTTCACAGACGAGGAGGTGGATGAGCTGTACAGAGAGGCCCCCATTGACAAAAAGGGGAACTTCAACTACATTGAGTTCACACGCATCCTGAAGCACGGCGCGAAAGACAAAGATGACTGA
- the Myl12a gene encoding myosin light chain, regulatory B-like isoform 1 (isoform 1 is encoded by transcript variant 1): MSSKRAKTKTTKKRPQRATSNVFAMFDQSQIQEFKEAFNMIDQNRDGFIDKEDLHDMLASMGKNPTDEYLDAMMNEAPGPINFTMFLTMFGEKLNGTDPEDVIRNAFACFDEEAIGTIQEDYLRELLTTMGDRFTDEEVDELYREAPIDKKGNFNYIEFTRILKHGAKDKDD, from the exons ATGTCTAGCAAAAGGGCAAAGACCAAGACCACCAAGAAGCGCCCTCAGCGCGCAACCTCCAATGTGTTCGCCATGTTTGACCAGTCCCAGATCCAGGAGTTCAAAGAAGCCTTTAACATGATTGACCAGAACCGGGATGGCTTCATTGACAAGGAGGACCTGCACGACATGCTGGCGTCAATGG GAAAAAACCCAACTGACGAATACCTGGACGCCATGATGAACGAGGCCCCGGGCCCCATCAATTTCACCATGTTCCTCACCATGTTTGGGGAGAAGCTGAACGGCACTGACCCCGAGGACGTCATCAGAAACGCCTTCGCTTGCTTTGATGAGGAAGCCATCG GCACCATCCAGGAGGATTACCTGAGGGAGCTGCTGACCACCATGGGCGACCGCTTCACAGACGAGGAGGTGGATGAGCTGTACAGAGAGGCCCCCATTGACAAAAAGGGGAACTTCAACTACATTGAGTTCACACGCATCCTGAAGCACGGCGCGAAAGACAAAGATGACTGA